Proteins co-encoded in one Lysobacter solisilvae genomic window:
- a CDS encoding very short patch repair endonuclease gives MSRIRGSDTKLELVVRRALHARGLRYRLGGAGLPGRPDLVLPRHKAVVFVHGCFWHGHACPLFRLPKTRPEFWRAKIESNQRRDERVLEQLELMGWRALVVWECSLRGVKEPGRERVFDDLARQVLSGLHGIPGQARGADECTQSRKKSPSGRR, from the coding sequence ATGTCGCGGATCCGCGGGTCTGATACGAAGCTGGAACTGGTGGTGCGCCGGGCCCTGCACGCCCGGGGCCTCCGGTATCGGCTGGGTGGGGCGGGGTTACCGGGTCGGCCAGATCTCGTCCTTCCCAGACACAAGGCCGTAGTGTTCGTCCACGGGTGCTTCTGGCATGGTCACGCGTGCCCCCTGTTCCGGTTGCCCAAGACACGACCGGAATTCTGGCGTGCCAAGATCGAGTCCAACCAGCGTAGGGATGAGCGCGTGCTGGAACAGCTTGAGCTGATGGGATGGCGGGCGCTTGTGGTGTGGGAGTGTTCGCTGCGGGGCGTGAAGGAGCCCGGTCGCGAACGCGTTTTCGATGATCTCGCGCGTCAGGTCCTTTCTGGCCTGCACGGCATTCCGGGTCAGGCACGCGGAGCAGACGAATGCACCCAGTCGCGCAAGAAGAGTCCGTCTGGCCGAAGGTAG
- a CDS encoding DsbA family protein — translation MASLKVPVTTSDHILGASSGAVTLVEYGDYQCPHCAAAQLPVKQILSHYGGRICLVFRHFPLTEVHPMAGMAAETAEFAGGYGRFWEMHDAIFANQPRLSPELLLTLVSALELPAEEFQEALASGLHAPKVQAHFMGGVRSGVNGTPTFFVNGVRHDADYTFADLASSIDDAMLAMTR, via the coding sequence ATGGCCAGCCTCAAGGTTCCCGTGACAACTTCTGATCACATCCTCGGCGCCTCCAGTGGTGCCGTGACGTTGGTCGAGTACGGCGACTACCAGTGTCCCCATTGCGCCGCCGCGCAATTGCCGGTCAAGCAGATCCTGTCGCACTATGGCGGCAGGATCTGTCTCGTGTTCCGGCATTTTCCGCTGACCGAGGTCCATCCGATGGCGGGCATGGCTGCGGAGACGGCCGAATTCGCAGGAGGATATGGGCGTTTCTGGGAGATGCATGACGCCATCTTCGCCAACCAGCCGCGTCTCAGTCCCGAGTTGCTGTTGACGCTGGTCAGCGCACTTGAGCTGCCCGCCGAGGAATTCCAGGAAGCTCTGGCTTCGGGGTTGCACGCACCCAAGGTGCAGGCCCATTTCATGGGTGGTGTGCGCAGCGGAGTCAACGGCACGCCCACGTTCTTCGTCAATGGTGTTCGCCACGACGCCGATTACACCTTCGCCGACCTCGCCTCCAGCATCGACGACGCGATGCTGGCCATGACGAGGTGA
- a CDS encoding extracellular catalytic domain type 1 short-chain-length polyhydroxyalkanoate depolymerase: MSLLSELLTRARLALAKPQSHTGSGALQAQVSKTINDALVAAGLSPHPPSAPPQAEELPAQRPREDRPARGSNRAAKSTSLPGTFVEHSFAHAAGTRRYKLYTPSHYLADAQATSPLLLMLHGCTQSPDDFAAGTRMNELAEQHGFLVAYPAQSAKANHSRCWNWFRPGDQLRAGGEPALLAALAQDIAHHHAVDPTRIYVAGLSAGAAMAVILGATYPDVFAAVGSHSGLPYRAAHDMPSAFAAMGGRAVARAPVENVSAAGLPVTPLIAFQGDCDRTVAASNADTLVRHAIRAADLLSPERRVSTGEGTGRAYTRTTYTTAQGDPLIEFWQIHGAGHAWSGGSPSGSYTDAQGPDASAEMVRFFLQVRRREIRAAA; the protein is encoded by the coding sequence TTGTCCCTTTTGTCCGAGCTTTTGACCCGCGCACGCCTGGCACTTGCCAAGCCCCAGTCACACACCGGCAGCGGAGCGCTGCAGGCGCAGGTCAGCAAGACGATCAACGATGCGCTGGTGGCCGCGGGCCTGTCGCCGCATCCACCGTCGGCGCCCCCGCAAGCAGAGGAGCTACCTGCGCAGCGTCCGCGGGAGGACCGGCCCGCCCGTGGATCCAACCGCGCGGCAAAGTCGACGTCGCTGCCAGGCACATTCGTGGAGCATTCGTTTGCCCACGCCGCCGGTACGCGCCGCTACAAGCTCTACACCCCGTCGCACTACCTGGCGGACGCGCAGGCGACCTCGCCGTTGCTGCTGATGCTCCACGGCTGCACGCAGTCGCCCGACGATTTTGCCGCGGGCACGCGCATGAACGAACTCGCCGAACAACACGGCTTCCTGGTCGCCTACCCAGCGCAATCGGCGAAAGCCAACCATTCCAGATGCTGGAACTGGTTCCGCCCGGGTGACCAGCTGCGCGCCGGCGGCGAACCCGCACTGCTCGCCGCCCTCGCCCAGGACATCGCCCACCACCACGCCGTCGACCCGACGCGCATCTACGTGGCCGGCCTGTCCGCAGGCGCCGCCATGGCCGTGATCCTGGGCGCCACCTACCCCGACGTCTTCGCAGCCGTCGGCTCCCACTCCGGCCTCCCCTACCGCGCCGCCCACGACATGCCTTCAGCCTTCGCAGCGATGGGCGGCCGGGCAGTCGCTCGCGCGCCCGTCGAGAACGTGTCAGCGGCAGGGTTGCCTGTCACCCCATTGATCGCGTTCCAGGGCGATTGCGACAGGACGGTCGCGGCTAGCAATGCCGACACCCTGGTCCGTCACGCGATCCGGGCCGCGGATTTGCTGTCGCCGGAACGTCGCGTGAGCACAGGCGAAGGCACCGGTCGGGCCTATACACGAACCACCTACACGACCGCGCAGGGCGATCCCCTGATCGAGTTCTGGCAGATCCACGGTGCCGGCCACGCGTGGTCGGGAGGCAGTCCGAGTGGTAGTTACACGGACGCGCAGGGGCCTGATGCTTCGGCTGAGATGGTGCGGTTTTTCTTGCAGGTCAGGCGGCGGGAGATCAGGGCGGCGGCATAG
- a CDS encoding redoxin domain-containing protein codes for MSTILAAGARAPDFRLHVTPDQVLSLDEMRGKRIVLAFYPADWSPVCGDQMALYNQVLPEFRSRGAHIFGISVDGAWCHQAFAQARNLHFPLLADFEPKGDVARAYGAYRASEGVCERALFVIDENQAIAWSYCSPIAVNPGADGILDALDAMPTTGE; via the coding sequence ATGTCGACGATTCTTGCTGCCGGCGCCCGGGCGCCAGACTTCAGGCTCCACGTGACTCCGGACCAGGTGCTCTCGCTGGACGAGATGCGGGGCAAACGAATTGTGCTTGCGTTCTACCCGGCGGACTGGAGTCCGGTGTGTGGCGACCAGATGGCGCTGTACAACCAGGTACTTCCGGAGTTCCGCAGTCGGGGTGCCCATATATTCGGCATCTCGGTGGACGGTGCGTGGTGCCATCAGGCATTCGCGCAGGCCAGGAACCTGCACTTTCCGCTGCTCGCGGATTTCGAGCCCAAGGGCGATGTGGCGCGTGCCTACGGAGCTTACCGGGCGTCGGAAGGCGTTTGCGAACGTGCGCTGTTCGTGATCGACGAGAACCAGGCAATAGCTTGGAGCTACTGCTCGCCGATCGCAGTCAACCCTGGCGCCGATGGAATTCTTGATGCGCTCGACGCGATGCCGACGACCGGAGAATGA
- a CDS encoding endonuclease NucS domain-containing protein has protein sequence MARTIYEKATRALLADMLVDLGLKPGQVFTTSRAIEWFEQHYPKLQPSSIRAHLVQASTNDRSRLHHSSMNASDDLLFKVDSGLFRLYEPGKDPAPIHELVPGDVAREEEITAAMEDDDEDRGALVGSSEFLLERDLQRYLAENLECIEPGLKLYEADGVRGIEFEAGGGRRIDILAVDRTGAFVVLELKVSKGYDRVVGQLLRYVNWVRQNLAETGQRVRGIIVCRTMSEDLRLACASIPDVDLFEYQLSVTVSRVAALDVHEGRRALGGEQN, from the coding sequence ATGGCACGAACAATCTACGAAAAGGCGACGCGGGCCCTCCTCGCAGACATGCTGGTGGATCTGGGGCTGAAGCCCGGCCAGGTTTTCACTACGTCGCGGGCCATCGAGTGGTTCGAACAGCACTATCCCAAGCTGCAACCCAGCAGCATTCGCGCCCATCTCGTTCAGGCCTCCACGAACGATCGGAGTCGCCTACACCATTCATCAATGAATGCGTCCGACGATCTGCTGTTCAAGGTCGACTCGGGCCTGTTCCGACTGTACGAACCGGGCAAGGACCCGGCGCCGATTCACGAACTCGTTCCCGGCGATGTCGCCCGCGAGGAGGAGATCACCGCTGCCATGGAGGACGACGATGAAGATCGTGGGGCGCTGGTCGGCTCATCGGAGTTCCTGCTCGAGCGGGACCTGCAGCGCTATCTCGCTGAGAATCTCGAATGCATCGAGCCTGGCCTGAAGCTTTACGAGGCGGACGGCGTGCGTGGCATTGAGTTCGAGGCCGGTGGCGGCCGGCGAATCGACATTCTTGCTGTCGACCGGACTGGCGCGTTCGTCGTGCTGGAACTGAAGGTTTCGAAGGGATACGACCGCGTCGTCGGGCAGCTCCTGCGATACGTCAACTGGGTCCGCCAGAATCTCGCCGAAACGGGCCAGCGGGTACGGGGCATCATCGTGTGCAGGACGATGTCCGAGGACCTTCGACTGGCCTGCGCCAGCATTCCGGACGTCGACCTTTTCGAGTATCAGCTCTCGGTCACCGTCAGCAGGGTCGCCGCTCTGGACGTCCATGAAGGTCGCCGCGCATTGGGGGGCGAGCAAAACTAG
- a CDS encoding CREC-EF hand family protein, protein MNEAMRNTFRPWRMVAALSLALSAPAWAGGGHAGDKFKDMDADRDGMVSATEYAASVSRMFGEMDANHDGNVTAAEMDARHHGKKIAAVESKEPVTYNDAATDEGPMRPELSSADRIARLDASGDGMLSAAEHEAGAESMFKELDNDGNGNLSQQEVAASHASMHKDKTSKPTYKTP, encoded by the coding sequence ATGAACGAAGCAATGCGCAACACCTTCCGCCCATGGCGCATGGTCGCCGCCTTGTCGCTGGCGCTTTCCGCGCCCGCGTGGGCCGGCGGCGGCCACGCCGGCGACAAGTTCAAGGACATGGACGCTGACCGCGACGGCATGGTGTCGGCGACCGAATACGCCGCGTCGGTGAGCCGGATGTTCGGCGAGATGGACGCCAACCACGACGGCAACGTCACCGCCGCGGAAATGGACGCCCGCCACCACGGCAAGAAGATCGCCGCCGTCGAGTCGAAAGAACCGGTGACCTACAACGACGCGGCGACGGACGAGGGCCCCATGCGCCCCGAGCTGTCCTCGGCCGACAGGATCGCCAGGCTCGACGCCAGCGGCGACGGCATGCTCTCGGCCGCCGAGCACGAGGCCGGCGCCGAATCGATGTTCAAGGAGCTGGACAACGACGGCAACGGCAACCTGTCGCAGCAGGAAGTCGCCGCCAGCCACGCGTCGATGCATAAGGACAAGACCAGCAAGCCCACGTACAAGACGCCATGA
- a CDS encoding Hsp20/alpha crystallin family protein — MNEMVRNHQWPLQGGMKDPVKQIFDRLFEGNLFQNATDESAVVTSQWVPRVDIKEEAHRFLLHADIPGVDPADIEVQMDKGMLTIKGERREERASETERYSRIERRHGLFHRRFALPDSADAEGITASGLNGVLTISIPKRPESTPRRIQVGTTQAGTTYVGTAQVGNSPER, encoded by the coding sequence ATGAACGAGATGGTGCGCAATCACCAGTGGCCCCTGCAGGGCGGGATGAAGGACCCGGTCAAGCAGATCTTCGACCGCCTGTTCGAAGGGAACCTGTTCCAGAACGCGACCGACGAGTCCGCGGTCGTCACCAGCCAGTGGGTGCCGCGCGTCGACATCAAGGAGGAAGCGCATCGCTTCCTGCTGCACGCCGACATCCCGGGCGTGGATCCGGCGGACATCGAGGTGCAGATGGACAAGGGCATGCTCACGATCAAGGGCGAACGCCGCGAGGAGCGCGCCAGCGAGACCGAGCGCTATTCGCGCATCGAGCGCCGCCACGGCCTGTTCCACCGGCGCTTCGCGCTGCCCGACAGCGCCGACGCCGAGGGCATCACCGCCTCCGGCCTCAACGGCGTGCTGACCATCAGCATCCCGAAGCGCCCCGAGTCGACGCCGCGGCGGATCCAGGTGGGCACGACCCAGGCGGGTACGACCTACGTGGGTACGGCGCAGGTCGGCAACTCGCCGGAGCGTTGA
- a CDS encoding glycosyltransferase family A protein, with protein sequence MSDVPSPASAPSRLPRIVAVLAARNEERFLKTCLENLFRQGVEVYVCDNGSTDRTVEIAKAYLGAGVIGIEHIPFDGTYQWERILQRKEALFRELDADWLMHVDADEIHLPPPGHASIAAAIAAADAQGYEAVEFAEFTFLPTREAPDHDHPDFVQQLRTYYPFRPRSPHCVRAFRKQPVPMEIAWSGGHHVRFQAPGKPVQPPLFPEQFRMKHYIFLSADHASRKYPGRKYHDDEVNRLRWHGWRPRLRTEQIALPSAAHLRTTANDDDLDSTSPWTKHWLDQCAAS encoded by the coding sequence ATGAGCGACGTCCCCAGCCCCGCTTCGGCTCCGTCGCGGCTTCCGCGCATCGTCGCGGTGCTCGCCGCGCGCAACGAAGAGCGCTTCCTCAAAACCTGCCTCGAGAACCTCTTCCGCCAGGGTGTGGAGGTCTACGTCTGCGACAACGGGTCGACCGACCGCACGGTGGAGATCGCGAAGGCCTACCTGGGCGCGGGGGTGATCGGCATCGAGCACATCCCGTTCGACGGCACCTACCAGTGGGAGCGCATCCTGCAACGCAAGGAGGCGCTGTTCCGCGAACTCGACGCCGACTGGCTGATGCATGTGGACGCCGACGAGATCCACCTGCCGCCGCCGGGCCATGCGTCGATCGCCGCCGCGATCGCCGCCGCCGATGCGCAGGGCTATGAGGCGGTCGAGTTCGCCGAGTTCACCTTCCTGCCGACGCGCGAAGCGCCCGACCACGACCATCCCGATTTCGTGCAGCAGCTGCGCACCTACTACCCGTTCCGTCCGCGCTCGCCGCATTGCGTGCGCGCGTTCCGCAAGCAGCCGGTGCCGATGGAGATCGCCTGGTCCGGGGGGCACCACGTGCGCTTCCAGGCGCCGGGCAAGCCCGTCCAGCCGCCGCTGTTCCCGGAACAGTTCCGGATGAAGCACTACATCTTCCTCAGCGCGGACCACGCCTCGCGCAAGTACCCGGGGCGCAAGTACCACGACGACGAGGTCAACCGCCTGCGCTGGCACGGCTGGCGTCCGCGGCTGCGCACCGAGCAGATCGCGCTGCCCAGCGCCGCGCACCTGCGCACGACGGCGAACGACGACGACCTGGATTCCACCAGCCCGTGGACCAAGCACTGGCTCGACCAGTGCGCGGCCTCGTGA
- a CDS encoding type II restriction endonuclease — MHPVAQEESVWPKVEELAARSSQLFLKKLSRNDTSWADDSSKHQAGFYIPRLIRESGFFPELAATNPDKPHIFYAPCVSLWPQTGEIKQSGMRHYSNKGPETHFTVIPHDLFSGLSPASLLLAGRFRESAGDATHWFILLDSTSEDAEILETALNIPSDFHFDLFDPDQLAVANALAVDEAAQLIDELRHAIRTGTLDAFMAGVSRIPSPDTIAEEARQRYFAATGRTNLDPYEMDAPGDAIMRISRDIEYEVFKHYELRRRGSEIVRLLIGEQDLISAVIRGFPVLDAVFLSASQQRKTRAGRSFENHLAATLQGGRIRFQEQAVLGGRRPDFVLPDAPTLMRREARPFNDALVLSAKTTLRERWKQITHERFNCALFLATVDDRVSRQALDELQAAEIVLVVPESLKGNRESEYVGHANVISFRDFFESQVRQTRPFLIDPVGATAIVEERARGLFD; from the coding sequence ATGCACCCAGTCGCGCAAGAAGAGTCCGTCTGGCCGAAGGTAGAGGAACTGGCTGCCAGGAGCAGCCAGCTTTTCCTGAAGAAGCTGTCCCGTAATGACACGTCTTGGGCTGACGACAGCAGCAAACACCAGGCTGGCTTCTACATCCCGCGCCTCATCAGAGAGTCCGGCTTCTTCCCCGAGCTTGCCGCGACGAATCCGGACAAGCCGCATATCTTTTACGCCCCCTGTGTATCCCTGTGGCCGCAGACCGGCGAGATCAAGCAGTCGGGCATGCGGCACTACAGCAACAAAGGGCCCGAGACGCATTTCACGGTGATTCCCCATGACCTGTTCTCGGGCCTGAGCCCAGCATCGCTGCTTCTGGCCGGGCGGTTCCGCGAATCTGCAGGCGATGCCACGCACTGGTTCATCCTGCTGGACTCCACGAGCGAGGACGCGGAGATCCTGGAGACGGCGCTCAACATTCCGTCCGACTTTCACTTCGATCTGTTTGACCCGGATCAGCTCGCTGTCGCCAATGCCTTGGCTGTTGACGAGGCGGCGCAGCTGATCGATGAACTTCGCCATGCGATCCGCACGGGCACTCTGGATGCCTTCATGGCGGGCGTGTCCCGCATCCCCTCGCCTGACACGATCGCCGAGGAAGCCAGGCAGCGCTACTTCGCCGCAACGGGGCGCACCAACCTCGATCCTTACGAGATGGACGCCCCCGGCGACGCCATCATGCGGATCAGCCGGGACATCGAGTACGAGGTGTTCAAGCATTACGAGCTCCGGCGCCGCGGCTCGGAGATCGTCAGACTCCTGATCGGCGAGCAGGACCTGATCTCCGCTGTGATAAGGGGATTCCCGGTCCTTGACGCGGTGTTCCTGAGTGCCAGCCAGCAGCGGAAGACCCGGGCAGGTCGGTCCTTCGAGAATCACCTGGCAGCCACGCTGCAGGGCGGACGGATCAGGTTCCAGGAGCAGGCGGTACTTGGCGGCCGGCGGCCCGACTTCGTCCTTCCCGATGCTCCAACCCTGATGCGACGGGAGGCCCGCCCGTTCAACGACGCACTCGTACTGTCCGCCAAGACGACGCTTCGTGAGCGGTGGAAGCAGATCACCCATGAACGGTTCAACTGTGCGCTCTTTCTCGCCACGGTCGATGACCGCGTTTCCCGACAGGCACTGGACGAACTCCAAGCAGCCGAGATTGTCCTGGTGGTTCCAGAATCCCTTAAGGGCAACAGGGAGAGTGAATACGTCGGGCACGCGAACGTGATTTCCTTCCGGGACTTTTTCGAATCCCAGGTCAGGCAGACACGCCCGTTTCTGATCGACCCCGTGGGCGCGACCGCCATAGTTGAAGAGCGCGCCCGGGGCTTGTTCGACTGA
- the dcm gene encoding DNA (cytosine-5-)-methyltransferase: protein MDTHALIDYALQRYSPREIAMALGVDARTIRRWHARESDPPPYVNDAIRQRLLPLQGLEKDAPADFTFIDLFAGIGGLRTAFEKQGGKCVFTSEWDAYARKTYAANFHDGPDHVFAGDITAVHEKDVPDHDVLLAGFPCQPFSIAGVSKKNALGRPHGFADKTQGTLFFDVARIIAEKRPKAFLLENVKNLVSHDKGRTFSTIVDVLKNELGYHVKTKVINGKHFVPQHRERIIIVGFRDSEEFDWQGLSLPAFDTGPKLASILHKQDGTEPAEWHCLEGKKGKVTANYTLSDKLWEYLQGYAAKHRDKGNGFGFGLVTGKDTTRTLSARYYKDGSEILVSQGPKRNPRRLTPRECARLMGFDDNFRIPVSDTRAYKQFGNSVVVPVIAEVARVMAPFIKEENAAPRKRPKKAA from the coding sequence ATGGACACCCACGCCCTGATCGACTACGCGCTTCAGCGCTACAGCCCACGCGAGATTGCCATGGCACTCGGTGTGGACGCCCGGACCATCCGCCGCTGGCATGCCCGGGAAAGCGACCCGCCGCCCTACGTCAACGACGCCATCCGGCAGCGGCTCCTGCCCCTCCAGGGCCTCGAGAAGGACGCCCCCGCTGATTTCACCTTCATCGACCTGTTTGCCGGCATCGGTGGCCTCCGGACGGCGTTCGAGAAGCAGGGCGGCAAGTGCGTCTTCACCAGCGAGTGGGACGCGTACGCCCGCAAGACCTACGCGGCCAACTTCCATGACGGACCGGATCACGTGTTTGCGGGCGACATCACCGCCGTGCATGAAAAGGATGTCCCCGACCATGATGTCCTGCTGGCCGGGTTCCCGTGCCAGCCCTTCTCGATCGCGGGTGTGTCCAAGAAGAACGCACTCGGTCGTCCGCATGGCTTCGCGGACAAGACCCAAGGCACGCTGTTCTTTGACGTGGCCCGGATCATCGCGGAGAAGCGGCCGAAGGCGTTCCTGCTGGAAAACGTCAAGAACCTCGTCAGCCACGACAAGGGCCGCACTTTTTCCACGATTGTCGACGTGCTGAAGAACGAGCTTGGCTATCACGTCAAGACCAAGGTCATCAACGGCAAGCACTTCGTCCCGCAGCACCGCGAACGCATCATCATCGTCGGGTTCCGGGACAGCGAGGAGTTCGACTGGCAGGGCCTGTCCCTGCCCGCCTTCGATACGGGTCCGAAGCTGGCAAGCATCCTGCACAAGCAGGACGGAACCGAACCGGCCGAATGGCATTGCCTGGAGGGCAAAAAGGGCAAGGTGACTGCCAACTACACCCTGTCGGACAAGCTCTGGGAGTACCTTCAGGGCTATGCCGCCAAGCACCGCGACAAGGGCAATGGTTTTGGGTTTGGCCTGGTGACCGGCAAGGACACGACCAGAACCCTGTCCGCGCGGTATTACAAGGATGGCTCGGAAATTCTGGTGTCACAGGGACCGAAGCGGAATCCCCGACGTCTCACGCCGCGCGAGTGTGCCCGCCTGATGGGGTTCGACGACAACTTCCGCATTCCGGTCTCGGACACCCGCGCCTACAAGCAGTTCGGCAATTCCGTGGTCGTCCCCGTCATCGCCGAGGTCGCGCGCGTGATGGCCCCCTTCATCAAGGAAGAGAACGCCGCGCCACGGAAGCGCCCCAAGAAAGCCGCATGA